From a single Streptomyces sp. NBC_00377 genomic region:
- a CDS encoding ABC transporter permease — translation MSPRQWAADLAMGARFAVTGGREGWVRMTLTAVGVGLGVALLLLCTALPNVFAARAKVEDARYDALFLYSDKAPPKADNTFLLANTDTTWHDDDVRGRLVEPEGKRAPLPPGVDSFPGNGEMVVSPALRDLLASDGAKLLRERLPYKITGTIGESGLIGSHELAYYAGASGLKPTDSSPVHRLTGYGRPDATPEKTDPVLLLMILVVFVVLLTPVAVFIAAAVRFGGERRDRRLAALRLVGSDSHMTRRIAAGEALAGALLGLVVGSGFFLLGRQTLGSTEVLGMSVWPSYLDPSPALAALVAVSIPVAAVLVTLLAMRGVVVEPLGVVRAATQRRRRLWWRLLPPLAGLAMLYPLIGKGRENGDFNQYLVIGGVLLLLIGITALLPWVVEAVVVRLGRGALSWQLAVRRLQLSSGTAARMVNGIAVAVAGAIALQMLFTGTQSQYTKATGKDPGRVQMQVDFSDRKPLSGVERELNGTKGVRAAVALAISQYGDARRDPKNSNGLTVGNCTALRELATLPSCKDGDTFVMRTRSGYSDPDNADEIAVMKPGRQLYIDPSYEDATERGIEVPWTVPANVRVVDARKDALQESNSLLVTPGALPAEAAPALFSDGVYLRLDPSVPDSREYVRNVVARIDPLAHTYGWSATQEDTKYASIRTGLFVGSAFVLALIGASLLVSQLEQLRERRKLLSALVAFGTRRRTLSLSVLWQTALPVGLGLVLATTVGITLGSVLLKMTRTPVAMDWASVLTMTGVGAAVVGVVTLLSVPPLLRMMRPEGLRTE, via the coding sequence ATGAGTCCTCGCCAATGGGCCGCAGACCTGGCCATGGGAGCCCGTTTCGCCGTCACCGGCGGGCGCGAGGGCTGGGTCCGGATGACGCTCACCGCCGTCGGCGTCGGCCTCGGCGTGGCACTGCTCCTGCTGTGCACCGCCCTGCCCAACGTGTTCGCCGCCCGCGCCAAGGTGGAGGATGCCCGCTACGACGCCCTGTTCCTGTACTCCGACAAGGCCCCGCCGAAGGCCGACAACACCTTCCTGCTCGCCAACACCGACACCACCTGGCACGACGACGACGTCCGCGGCCGGCTCGTCGAGCCCGAGGGCAAGCGGGCACCGCTGCCCCCAGGGGTGGACAGCTTCCCGGGCAACGGCGAGATGGTGGTCTCCCCCGCGCTCAGGGACCTGCTCGCCTCGGACGGCGCCAAGCTGCTGCGGGAGCGACTGCCCTACAAGATCACCGGCACGATCGGCGAGAGCGGCCTCATCGGCTCCCACGAACTGGCCTACTACGCGGGCGCCTCGGGGCTGAAACCCACGGACTCCTCCCCCGTGCACCGGCTGACCGGATACGGCCGGCCGGACGCGACACCCGAGAAGACCGACCCGGTGCTGCTGCTCATGATCCTGGTCGTGTTCGTCGTGCTGCTGACCCCGGTCGCCGTGTTCATCGCCGCCGCCGTCCGCTTCGGCGGCGAGCGCCGCGACCGCCGACTGGCCGCGCTGCGCCTGGTCGGCTCGGACAGCCACATGACCCGGCGGATCGCGGCGGGCGAAGCACTCGCCGGAGCCCTGCTCGGCCTGGTCGTCGGCAGCGGCTTCTTCCTCCTCGGCCGTCAGACGCTGGGGTCCACCGAGGTGCTGGGCATGAGCGTCTGGCCCAGTTACCTCGATCCCTCCCCCGCGCTCGCCGCGCTCGTCGCGGTGTCGATCCCGGTCGCCGCCGTACTCGTCACGCTGCTCGCGATGCGCGGCGTCGTGGTCGAACCGCTCGGCGTCGTGCGCGCCGCCACGCAGCGCCGCCGCCGACTGTGGTGGCGGCTGCTGCCCCCGCTGGCCGGCCTCGCGATGCTCTACCCGTTGATCGGCAAAGGCCGCGAGAACGGCGACTTCAACCAGTACCTCGTCATCGGCGGCGTGCTGCTGCTGCTGATCGGCATCACCGCGCTGCTCCCATGGGTCGTGGAGGCGGTCGTCGTCCGCCTCGGCCGGGGCGCACTGTCCTGGCAGCTCGCGGTACGGCGGCTCCAGCTGAGCAGCGGAACCGCCGCACGCATGGTCAACGGCATCGCCGTCGCCGTCGCCGGAGCCATCGCCCTGCAGATGCTGTTCACGGGAACGCAGAGCCAGTACACCAAGGCCACCGGCAAGGACCCGGGCCGGGTCCAGATGCAGGTCGACTTCAGCGACCGCAAGCCGCTGTCCGGTGTCGAGCGCGAACTCAACGGCACCAAGGGGGTACGAGCCGCAGTGGCCCTGGCCATCTCGCAGTACGGCGACGCGCGCCGCGACCCGAAGAACAGCAACGGCCTGACCGTGGGCAACTGCACCGCCCTGCGCGAACTCGCCACGCTGCCCTCCTGCAAGGACGGCGACACCTTCGTCATGCGAACGCGGAGCGGCTACTCGGATCCCGACAACGCCGACGAGATCGCCGTGATGAAGCCCGGCCGGCAGCTCTACATCGACCCGTCGTACGAGGACGCCACCGAACGCGGCATCGAGGTGCCCTGGACCGTTCCGGCGAACGTACGGGTCGTGGACGCGCGCAAGGACGCACTGCAGGAATCCAACAGTCTGCTGGTCACCCCCGGCGCCCTGCCGGCCGAGGCCGCACCGGCGTTGTTCTCGGACGGGGTCTACCTGCGTCTGGACCCGTCGGTGCCGGACTCACGGGAGTACGTCCGCAACGTCGTCGCCCGGATCGACCCCCTGGCACACACCTACGGCTGGTCGGCGACCCAGGAGGACACAAAGTACGCCTCCATCCGCACCGGCCTGTTCGTCGGCTCCGCCTTCGTGCTGGCACTCATCGGCGCGAGTCTGCTGGTCTCCCAGCTGGAGCAGCTGCGCGAGCGCAGGAAGCTGCTGTCCGCGCTGGTCGCCTTCGGCACCCGGCGCCGCACGCTGAGCCTGTCCGTGCTGTGGCAGACGGCCCTCCCGGTCGGACTCGGCCTCGTACTGGCCACGACGGTGGGCATCACCCTCGGCTCGGTGCTGCTGAAGATGACCCGCACACCGGTGGCCATGGACTGGGCCAGCGTCCTGACCATGACCGGTGTGGGCGCGGCCGTGGTCGGCGTGGTCACGCTGCTGAGCGTGCCGCCGCTGCTGCGGATGATGCGCCCGGAGGGCCTGCGCACGGAATAA
- a CDS encoding DUF5707 domain-containing protein, producing the protein MSRRIVLSVTAGVVVLAGAGAFALAHAGDQPPALAHSTARYTAPDGDRDGSLTFTTDVTASSDVKNVKVLAWPANSSFAKKKLTAKDMAAAEPAVCKPSGGDTERCTYRVTVTREDADGSPRGLWHVAVLATAEDGDTTLDTKAADFTVA; encoded by the coding sequence ATGTCGCGTCGTATCGTCCTGTCCGTGACTGCCGGTGTCGTCGTCCTCGCAGGTGCCGGGGCGTTCGCCCTCGCCCACGCCGGGGACCAGCCTCCGGCGCTGGCGCACAGCACGGCCCGCTACACCGCTCCCGACGGTGACCGCGACGGCTCGTTGACGTTCACCACCGACGTCACGGCGTCCTCCGATGTCAAGAACGTGAAGGTGCTGGCCTGGCCGGCGAACTCGTCCTTCGCGAAGAAGAAGCTGACCGCCAAGGACATGGCCGCCGCTGAGCCGGCCGTCTGCAAGCCCTCGGGTGGGGACACCGAGCGGTGCACCTACCGGGTCACCGTCACCCGCGAGGACGCCGACGGATCCCCGCGCGGCCTGTGGCACGTGGCCGTCCTGGCCACCGCCGAGGACGGCGACACGACGCTGGACACCAAGGCGGCCGATTTCACCGTGGCGTGA
- a CDS encoding APC family permease → MSGSPPPEGGFVRRVGLFQATAINMSQMCGIGPFVTIPLMVAAFGGPQAVIGFIAGALLALADGLIWAELGAAMPGSGGSYVYLRQAFQYRTGRLMPFLFVWTAMLFIPLIMSTGVVGFVQYLGYLAPDMGRTTGDLVGLGMIVLVIALLWRGIEHIARITAVMWAVMITSVLLVIVAAATDFSADLAFTYPAHAFDLTGNHFWLGFAAGLTIGIYDYLGYNTTAYMGAEIKDPGRTLPRSIIYSILGIMAIYLLLQIGTLGVIDWHRMTDPDDIASTSVASAVLEKTWGKAAADTVTVLILITAFASVFTGLLGGSRVPYDAARERVFFRPYAKLHPKHRFPMLGLATMGVVTAIGFLIGRHTDLATLIQLLTTVMVLVQALAQIAAVTVLRRRQPTLRRPYKMWLYPLPSLVALVGWLVIYGYADKNSPGRHPIEWSLAWLALGIVAYALWARFEKVWPFGPKEITEEYLTAPTPDAEPAEA, encoded by the coding sequence TTGTCCGGTAGCCCGCCACCCGAGGGTGGCTTCGTCCGCCGTGTCGGCCTGTTCCAGGCGACCGCGATCAACATGAGCCAGATGTGCGGTATCGGGCCGTTCGTGACGATCCCGCTGATGGTCGCCGCGTTCGGCGGCCCGCAGGCGGTGATCGGTTTCATCGCCGGCGCGCTCCTGGCGCTCGCCGACGGCCTGATCTGGGCCGAACTGGGTGCCGCGATGCCCGGCTCCGGCGGCAGTTACGTCTATCTGCGCCAGGCGTTCCAGTACCGCACAGGGCGGCTGATGCCGTTCCTCTTCGTCTGGACGGCGATGCTGTTCATCCCGCTGATCATGTCCACCGGCGTGGTCGGCTTCGTCCAGTACCTCGGCTACCTCGCACCGGACATGGGAAGGACGACCGGCGACCTCGTGGGCCTCGGCATGATCGTCCTGGTGATCGCCCTGCTGTGGCGGGGCATCGAGCACATCGCCCGGATCACGGCCGTGATGTGGGCCGTCATGATCACCTCGGTCCTGCTGGTGATCGTGGCCGCGGCCACCGACTTCAGCGCGGACCTGGCCTTCACCTACCCGGCGCACGCCTTCGACCTCACCGGCAACCACTTCTGGCTGGGCTTCGCCGCGGGCCTGACCATCGGCATCTACGACTACCTCGGCTACAACACGACCGCCTACATGGGCGCCGAGATCAAGGACCCGGGCCGTACGCTGCCGCGCTCCATCATCTACTCGATCCTCGGCATCATGGCGATCTACCTGCTCCTGCAGATCGGCACGCTCGGCGTCATCGACTGGCACCGGATGACGGACCCCGACGACATCGCCTCCACCTCCGTCGCCTCGGCGGTCCTGGAGAAGACCTGGGGCAAGGCCGCGGCCGACACGGTCACCGTGCTGATCCTGATCACCGCCTTCGCCTCCGTGTTCACCGGCCTGCTCGGCGGCTCCCGGGTCCCCTACGACGCGGCCCGTGAACGGGTCTTCTTCCGCCCCTACGCCAAACTCCACCCCAAGCACCGCTTCCCCATGCTGGGCCTGGCGACCATGGGCGTGGTGACGGCGATCGGCTTCCTCATCGGCCGCCACACCGACCTGGCGACGCTGATCCAGCTCCTCACCACGGTGATGGTCCTCGTGCAGGCGCTGGCCCAGATCGCCGCGGTGACGGTCCTGCGCAGGCGGCAGCCGACCCTGCGCCGCCCGTACAAGATGTGGCTGTACCCCCTGCCCAGCCTGGTCGCCCTCGTCGGCTGGCTGGTGATCTACGGCTATGCCGACAAGAACTCGCCCGGCCGCCACCCCATCGAATGGTCACTGGCCTGGCTGGCCCTCGGCATCGTGGCCTACGCGCTGTGGGCGCGCTTCGAGAAGGTGTGGCCCTTCGGACCGAAGGAGATCACGGAGGAATACCTCACCGCGCCGACCCCCGACGCGGAGCCCGCGGAGGCTTAA
- a CDS encoding ROK family protein codes for MGENDAMSVGDAGGQPDQPWNRRRLRSTNERLLLDRLRAAGAASRAQLARETGLSKPTVSSALAALAGAGLVHEVGTHAPERGRVAVLYAPDPSAGYALGIDIGRGWLRVAVANLDGELVARADVRNRARSSGALADLVVTTARQVVGNSGVGHDEVAHAVVGTPGVYDAEQRRVRFAMHLPGWGRAGLVDRMREELGVPLEVHNDANLAALGEYTYGVGAGSRLFAYIMIGTGLGMGVVSEGRLFTGAHGGAGEIGFLPWPGQQRPQTLEDAVSGVAVVESARRFGMTGQLTAKAVFDAARQGNPAAVKAVGLESERIAHTVAAAAAVLDPDLVVLGGGVGHSVDLLLRPVRENLRALTPLRPKIVPSRLGEDAVLLGAVATALGTARDVVFDRRSAP; via the coding sequence ATGGGTGAGAATGATGCGATGTCCGTCGGCGACGCCGGCGGCCAGCCGGATCAGCCGTGGAACCGCAGGCGGTTGCGCAGCACCAACGAGCGCCTGCTCCTGGACCGGCTGCGTGCCGCCGGCGCCGCTTCACGCGCGCAGCTCGCCCGGGAGACGGGCCTGTCGAAGCCGACGGTCTCCAGCGCACTGGCGGCCCTGGCCGGGGCCGGCCTGGTCCACGAGGTCGGCACGCACGCACCGGAGCGCGGCCGGGTCGCCGTCCTGTACGCCCCGGACCCCTCCGCCGGGTACGCGCTGGGCATCGACATCGGACGCGGCTGGCTGCGCGTGGCGGTCGCCAACCTGGACGGCGAGCTGGTCGCCCGCGCGGACGTGCGCAACCGGGCACGCTCGTCCGGCGCCCTGGCCGACCTGGTCGTCACCACGGCCCGGCAGGTCGTCGGAAACTCCGGCGTCGGCCATGACGAGGTGGCGCATGCCGTGGTGGGCACGCCGGGCGTGTACGACGCGGAGCAGCGGCGGGTGCGGTTCGCGATGCATCTGCCGGGCTGGGGCCGGGCCGGGCTGGTCGACCGGATGCGCGAGGAGCTGGGCGTCCCGCTGGAGGTCCACAACGACGCCAATCTGGCGGCGCTCGGCGAGTACACGTACGGCGTCGGCGCGGGCAGCCGGCTCTTCGCGTACATCATGATCGGTACGGGGCTCGGCATGGGGGTGGTCAGCGAGGGCCGGCTGTTCACCGGGGCACACGGCGGCGCCGGCGAGATCGGGTTCCTTCCGTGGCCCGGGCAGCAGCGGCCCCAGACGCTGGAGGACGCCGTCTCGGGGGTGGCGGTCGTCGAGTCGGCGCGGAGGTTCGGGATGACCGGGCAGCTCACCGCCAAGGCGGTCTTCGACGCGGCCAGGCAGGGAAATCCCGCCGCGGTCAAGGCGGTCGGGCTGGAGAGCGAGCGGATCGCGCACACGGTCGCGGCGGCCGCGGCGGTGCTCGACCCGGATCTCGTGGTCCTGGGCGGGGGCGTGGGCCACAGCGTGGACCTGCTGCTGCGCCCCGTCCGGGAGAACCTGCGCGCGCTCACACCCCTGCGGCCGAAGATCGTGCCCAGCCGGCTCGGCGAGGACGCGGTGCTCCTGGGCGCGGTGGCCACGGCCCTGGGAACCGCGCGGGACGTGGTGTTCGACCGCCGATCGGCCCCCTGA